The following proteins are co-located in the Castanea sativa cultivar Marrone di Chiusa Pesio chromosome 8, ASM4071231v1 genome:
- the LOC142606821 gene encoding protein NRT1/ PTR FAMILY 2.7-like, with protein sequence MSDTHSKRGGWITFSFITGTLTGLTLAAGGWGTNFIVYLIEKFHFKSIVATQIGNIVNGSTSLLPVLAAIIADSMLGCYSVIWISSSFSFLGIQLLALTAALKSLRPQTCVNGPSLCPMPTKIQFAVLYMGIVLASIGQGGTRFNIAAMGANQFDNTKDQAIFFNWYVVILYASAVLGSTVIVYIEDSFSWALGFGICVVVTRIGLAIFLLGNRYYRHIKPQGSPFTSLARVIVAATRKRKIPISSKSGDYYSEQLGKVEKVVAVPSESFRFLNRAALKTEGDTNSIAKPWRLCLVQQAEDLKSLIRICPILSSGIFLSTPIGVLTSLTVLQALTVDRHLGPHFKIPAGTMVVFTLASTAISLTLIDRILYPIWQKLSHQSPMPLQRIALGHVFNALGMIVAALVESKRLKITKTHHLTNETNSTIPMSVLWLVPQMAVVGIGEAFHYPGQVTLYYQEFPTSLRSTSTAMCAMIIGIAYYMSNAVIGLTQRTTGWLPDNINNGRLDNVYWMLLVVGVINFGYYLICARFYRYQNVGKENKSYISDQ encoded by the exons ATGTCAGATACTCACAGCAAACGTGGTGGTTGGATCACCTTCTCCTTCATCACTG GGACACTGACTGGCTTGACACTTGCCGCCGGAGGATGGGGAACGAACTTCATTGTATATCTGATTGAAAAATTCCATTTCAAGAGCATAGTCGCTACTCAAATAGGAAACATTGTTAATGGCTCCACCAGTCTACTTCCAGTCCTAGCAGCAATCATTGCAGACTCCATGTTAGGCTGTTACTCTGTCATCtggatttcttcttctttctctttcctg GGCATACAGCTTTTAGCCTTGACAGCAGCGCTCAAATCCTTGAGGCCACAAACATGTGTAAATGGACCAAGCTTGTGCCCAATGCCAACAAAAATCCAATTTGCTGTTCTATATATGGGTATAGTTCTAGCATCAATTGGGCAAGGTGGCACACGCTTTAATATAGCTGCAATGGGAGCAAACCAATTTGACAATACAAAAGATCAAGCGATATTCTTTAACTGGTATGTGGTCATATTGTATGCCTCTGCCGTGTTAGGTTCAACAGTAATCGTCTATATTGAGGACAGTTTTAGTTGGGCCTTGGGGTTCGGCATATGTGTTGTGGTTACTCGCATAGGCTTAGCCATTTTCCTGTTGGGAAATCGTTACTATCGACATATTAAGCCTCAAGGAAGCCCCTTTACAAGCTTAGCTCGTGTTATTGTTGCTGCGACTAGGAAAAGAAAGATCCCAATTTCATCAAAAAGTGGGGATTACTACAGTGAGCAACTTGGGAAAGTGGAGAAGGTGGTTGCAGTGCCCTCCGAAAGTTTCAg GTTCCTAAACCGCGCAGCATTGAAAACCGAAGGAGACACCAACTCCATTGCAAAACCATGGAGGCTGTGCTTAGTACAACAAGCTGAGGACCTCAAATCTTTGATTAGAATATGCCCAATACTGTCAAGTGGCATTTTCTTGAGCACCCCTATAGGGGTCCTAACGAGCTTGACAGTCCTACAAGCTCTAACTGTGGATCGCCACCTTGGACCACATTTTAAAATCCCAGCAGGAACCATGGTAGTGTTTACACTAGCCTCCACAgccatctctctcactctcatcgACCGGATCCTCTATCCTATTTGGCAGAAGTTGTCTCATCAGTCTCCTATGCCTCTCCAACGGATAGCACTTGGTCACGTGTTCAATGCCTTAGGCATGATTGTGGCAGCACTTGTTGAATCTAAGCGGcttaaaataactaaaacacACCACCTTACAAATGAAACAAATTCCACCATTCCCATGTCAGTATTGTGGTTGGTGCCACAGATGGCTGTGGTAGGCATAGGAGAAGCATTCCATTATCCAGGACAGGTCACCCTCTACTACCAAGAATTTCCAACATCACTCCGAAGTACATCAACTGCAATGTGTGCAATGATTATAGGAATTGCATACTATATGAGTAATGCTGTGATAGGTCTAACTCAGAGGACTACAGGATGGTTACCAGATAATATAAATAATGGAAGGCTAGACAATGTGTATTGGATGTTACTTGTGGTAGGGGTTATCAACTTTGGTTATTATCTAATATGTGCTAGGTTTTATAGATATCAGAATGTGGGAAAGGAGAATAAGAGTTATATCTCTGATCAATAA